One segment of Streptomyces sp. NBC_00576 DNA contains the following:
- a CDS encoding M20/M25/M40 family metallo-hydrolase produces the protein MFEVLDALAGVRRGIISNPGEGAAARARAKAALDEAFAGRFTDDGLIHWGPKTARGIFDNAVASAGVPADNCVFVGEDPDERAVAREAGLRGAAHPVFTRAAVEGRRVFWARIELPEGRSLAELEAVASSAEVVPVHVADGGLVLAMTTAQGVDALEQGGFTVRLQDQVEETAAFLVRDDRQVAAPPDLLYASAEERARGAAALRASAAFDFVASELAGTGRSRGLGRDGRDGRTVVSLGPAPGGVYIAAAAGVPVEEVHIEGAKPGHTERLLPDPALLSRPGESDAEGLVQGSGRGLASAAGFAAAPSAATIASVRAAVTPAVIRDHVARISGVDPLVDGEPRRVRSRDAASDENPLVADALAHRLHDLGLAVRLHRFTWRGHRLSNVEAEFPVAGSDGAVLVTAHLDSTADQGEYVDENGHPRPYDPAVDPAPGADDDGSGVAAVMAAAECLSEIVATGREPTRTLRFVLFNAEEQGLVGSKVYARAAAAAGDSIAGVLQMDMIAGFQSDGGGAGNGARPVEIHAGSAVPGPAVGASDTLGDLVEAAVGEVAPDLTTQRLTGADDPAAGRSDHASFHERGWAAVAVCENFFDDTAPATGTQQYHKPGDTLGDQDHNTDYAASIARGVTTAALTLAGL, from the coding sequence GTGTTCGAGGTGCTCGACGCGCTCGCGGGGGTGCGCAGGGGCATCATCTCGAACCCGGGTGAGGGAGCGGCCGCACGCGCCCGTGCGAAGGCCGCGCTCGACGAGGCCTTCGCGGGCCGCTTCACCGACGACGGCCTCATTCACTGGGGTCCGAAGACCGCGCGCGGGATCTTCGACAACGCGGTGGCGAGCGCGGGTGTCCCGGCCGACAACTGCGTCTTCGTGGGTGAGGATCCCGACGAGCGTGCGGTCGCCCGCGAGGCCGGTCTGCGCGGGGCGGCCCATCCCGTGTTCACGCGCGCGGCCGTGGAGGGCCGGCGCGTCTTCTGGGCGAGGATCGAGCTGCCCGAGGGCCGGAGCCTGGCCGAGCTGGAGGCGGTCGCGAGCAGCGCCGAGGTCGTTCCGGTGCATGTCGCCGACGGCGGGCTCGTCCTCGCCATGACGACCGCGCAGGGCGTGGACGCTCTCGAACAGGGCGGGTTCACGGTCCGCCTTCAGGATCAGGTGGAGGAGACAGCGGCATTCCTCGTACGGGACGACCGCCAGGTCGCGGCCCCGCCGGACCTTCTGTACGCCTCGGCCGAAGAACGGGCGCGGGGGGCAGCGGCCCTGCGGGCGTCGGCCGCGTTCGACTTCGTCGCGAGCGAACTCGCCGGGACAGGCCGGTCCAGGGGGCTGGGGCGGGACGGGCGGGACGGGCGGACAGTCGTATCGCTCGGGCCGGCCCCGGGGGGCGTCTACATCGCTGCCGCCGCCGGTGTCCCCGTCGAGGAGGTGCACATCGAGGGTGCGAAGCCCGGCCACACCGAACGTCTGCTTCCCGACCCGGCGTTGCTGTCCCGTCCGGGCGAGTCGGACGCCGAGGGGCTCGTCCAGGGGTCGGGCCGGGGACTCGCCTCAGCCGCCGGATTCGCCGCCGCACCCTCCGCCGCGACGATCGCTTCGGTACGCGCGGCCGTCACCCCGGCGGTCATACGCGACCACGTGGCCCGGATCTCGGGCGTCGACCCGCTGGTCGATGGTGAGCCGAGGAGGGTCCGCAGCCGCGACGCGGCGAGCGACGAGAACCCGCTGGTGGCCGACGCGCTCGCCCACCGGCTCCACGATCTCGGCCTCGCGGTCAGACTCCACAGGTTCACCTGGCGGGGCCACCGGCTCTCCAACGTCGAGGCCGAGTTCCCGGTCGCGGGGTCGGACGGCGCCGTACTCGTCACGGCACACCTCGATTCGACCGCCGACCAGGGCGAGTACGTCGACGAGAACGGCCACCCGCGCCCGTACGACCCCGCTGTCGACCCGGCGCCGGGCGCGGACGACGACGGGAGCGGCGTGGCGGCGGTCATGGCGGCGGCCGAGTGCCTCAGCGAGATCGTCGCCACCGGAAGGGAGCCGACCCGGACGCTGCGCTTCGTCCTGTTCAACGCCGAGGAGCAGGGGCTCGTCGGCAGCAAGGTCTACGCCCGTGCGGCGGCAGCGGCAGGGGACAGCATCGCGGGCGTACTGCAGATGGACATGATCGCGGGCTTCCAGAGCGACGGGGGCGGCGCGGGAAACGGCGCACGTCCGGTCGAGATCCACGCGGGTTCGGCTGTTCCCGGCCCGGCGGTGGGCGCTTCGGACACCCTCGGCGACCTCGTCGAGGCGGCCGTGGGGGAGGTCGCGCCCGACCTCACGACGCAACGGCTCACGGGTGCCGACGACCCGGCCGCGGGCCGGAGCGACCATGCGAGCTTCCACGAACGGGGATGGGCCGCAGTCGCCGTATGCGAGAACTTCTTCGACGACACCGCGCCCGCCACCGGCACCCAGCAGTACCACAAGCCGGGCGACACCCTCGGGGACCAGGACCACAACACGGACTACGCGGCTTCCATCGCGCGCGGGGTGACCACAGCGGCCCTGACGCTCGCGGGCCTGTGA
- a CDS encoding carboxymuconolactone decarboxylase family protein, with protein MEARLNLFASPTATKATKHLVAAGKAAADSALPVATQELVRLRASQINGCGFCTDMHTKDAAAAGETAQRLHLVAAWREAKVFTDAERAALELTEQGTRIADAAGGVTDEAWANAAKYYDEEQLTALVLTITLINAFNRMNVIVQQPAGDYQPGMFAQL; from the coding sequence ATGGAAGCCCGCTTGAACCTCTTCGCCAGCCCCACCGCCACCAAGGCCACGAAGCACCTCGTCGCGGCAGGCAAGGCGGCCGCGGACTCGGCCCTGCCGGTCGCGACGCAGGAGTTGGTGAGGCTCCGCGCCAGCCAGATCAACGGCTGCGGTTTCTGCACGGACATGCACACCAAGGACGCCGCCGCCGCGGGCGAGACCGCGCAGCGCCTCCACCTGGTCGCGGCCTGGCGAGAGGCCAAGGTCTTCACCGACGCCGAGCGCGCCGCACTGGAACTGACGGAGCAGGGCACCCGTATCGCGGACGCGGCCGGCGGGGTCACGGACGAGGCCTGGGCCAACGCCGCCAAGTACTACGACGAGGAGCAGCTCACCGCCCTGGTCCTCACGATCACCCTCATCAACGCCTTCAACCGGATGAACGTCATCGTCCAGCAGCCCGCCGGCGACTACCAGCCCGGCATGTTCGCCCAGCTCTGA